A genomic stretch from Arthrobacter sp. KBS0702 includes:
- a CDS encoding methionine ABC transporter permease, with amino-acid sequence MNDIFGNPVLAKALPDAIVETLQMVGISAFFTVLIGLPLGVFLHVTAPGGLRPMPVTNRILSDVIVNITRSIPFAILMVALIPLARALTGTSLGPIAASVSLSIGTIPFFARLVESCLRDVHHGKIDAAQVMGSTTMQVISKVMLRESLPALVAAATTTVVTLVGYSAMAGLVGGGGLGKLAYNYGFQRFDVTVMIVTIVLIVVLVQVIQLVGERIFRSLDHR; translated from the coding sequence ATGAACGACATTTTCGGCAACCCCGTCCTGGCCAAGGCCCTGCCCGACGCGATCGTGGAAACCCTGCAGATGGTCGGCATCTCCGCGTTCTTCACCGTACTCATCGGCCTGCCGCTGGGCGTTTTCCTGCACGTCACGGCCCCGGGCGGACTGCGCCCGATGCCCGTCACCAACCGGATCCTCAGCGATGTGATCGTCAACATCACCCGCTCCATCCCGTTCGCGATCCTGATGGTGGCCCTCATCCCGCTGGCCCGGGCCCTCACCGGAACCAGCCTCGGCCCGATCGCCGCGTCGGTTTCATTGTCCATCGGCACGATCCCCTTCTTCGCCCGGCTGGTGGAATCCTGCCTGCGCGATGTCCACCACGGCAAGATCGACGCCGCCCAGGTGATGGGGTCCACCACCATGCAGGTCATCAGCAAGGTGATGCTGCGAGAATCCCTGCCAGCCCTCGTTGCGGCCGCCACTACCACGGTGGTGACCCTCGTCGGCTACTCCGCGATGGCCGGCCTTGTCGGCGGCGGCGGCCTCGGCAAGCTGGCCTACAACTACGGCTTCCAGCGCTTCGACGTCACGGTCATGATCGTCACCATCGTCCTGATCGTCGTCCTCGTCCAGGTCATCCAACTCGTGGGCGAGCGGATTTTCCGCAGCCTCGACCACCGCTGA
- the hemQ gene encoding hydrogen peroxide-dependent heme synthase: MSHTSAESVTKTGAAAEESTEQFFTLWTVFKRSADVLRSGDAAEDFEALLGRLAGDGVVHRGSYDVSAMRADADIMIWLHGPKAEALQRAVRDIRRSKLFTGTEIAWSAMGVHREAEFAKNHTPAFSRGVEPAEWLCVYPFVRSYEWYLLPDAERGAMLRDHGLLGRDFPQVISNTVSSFALGDWEWILGLEAPELVDLVDLMRHLRATEARHHVREEVPFYTGRRVSPVEIAEVLA; the protein is encoded by the coding sequence ATGAGCCACACTTCTGCCGAATCTGTCACTAAAACCGGAGCAGCAGCCGAGGAATCCACCGAGCAGTTCTTCACGCTCTGGACGGTCTTCAAGCGCTCCGCCGACGTCCTGCGCAGCGGCGACGCCGCCGAGGACTTCGAAGCCCTCCTTGGGCGGCTGGCCGGGGACGGCGTTGTCCACCGCGGCAGCTACGACGTCTCCGCGATGCGGGCGGACGCTGACATCATGATCTGGCTGCACGGCCCCAAGGCCGAGGCGCTGCAGCGGGCGGTGCGCGACATCCGCCGCAGCAAGCTCTTCACCGGCACCGAGATCGCGTGGTCCGCCATGGGCGTGCACCGCGAAGCAGAATTCGCCAAGAACCACACCCCGGCCTTCTCGCGCGGCGTGGAACCGGCGGAGTGGCTGTGTGTCTACCCGTTTGTCCGCTCCTACGAGTGGTACCTGCTGCCGGACGCCGAGCGCGGCGCGATGCTCCGCGACCACGGCCTGCTGGGCCGCGACTTCCCGCAGGTCATCTCCAACACCGTGTCTTCCTTCGCCCTCGGCGATTGGGAATGGATCCTGGGCCTCGAAGCCCCGGAGCTTGTTGACCTCGTTGACCTGATGCGCCACCTGCGCGCCACCGAGGCCCGCCACCACGTCCGGGAAGAGGTCCCCTTCTACACCGGCCGCCGTGTCAGCCCCGTCGAAATTGCCGAGGTCCTCGCATGA
- a CDS encoding uroporphyrinogen-III synthase, with protein sequence MGRRSANIRPDGNAGPRVLEGARVLVTRSPDRAGELVSALRGTGAEPLLLPLIDFEHASDQHSLDVAFDALGAGAYSWLVVSSVTTVQVLEAKAAERGAALSAWLPGSLQVAAVGPATRRVLEALDIAVDLAPAGQKSAAGLLDIWPRSRASVLLPQADIADPRLRRGLEARGASVQAVTAYRTVDYPADPRRGLSRPAGPRQQEHDAPVLTPAEAKAGLDAGTLHAVVAASPSAVRRVHSELSPLGECRLVAIGRSTAAEARSLGLPVDAVAEEPTVSGLVAAVIAALDPGQPTPHPVHPQTVKDQT encoded by the coding sequence ATGGGACGCCGCAGCGCCAACATCCGGCCGGACGGGAACGCCGGGCCCAGGGTGCTCGAAGGTGCCCGGGTCCTGGTCACGCGAAGCCCGGACCGGGCCGGCGAGCTGGTGTCCGCCCTGCGCGGGACCGGCGCCGAGCCGCTGTTGCTGCCCCTCATCGACTTTGAGCACGCCTCCGACCAGCACTCCCTCGACGTCGCCTTCGACGCGCTCGGGGCAGGCGCCTACTCCTGGCTCGTGGTCAGCAGCGTCACCACGGTCCAGGTCCTTGAGGCTAAGGCGGCCGAACGCGGTGCCGCGCTCAGCGCCTGGCTGCCCGGCAGCCTGCAGGTCGCCGCCGTCGGACCCGCCACCCGCCGCGTCCTCGAAGCACTCGACATCGCCGTGGACCTCGCCCCGGCCGGGCAGAAGTCCGCGGCGGGGCTGCTGGACATCTGGCCGCGGAGCCGGGCCAGCGTGCTGCTGCCCCAAGCCGATATCGCCGACCCGCGGCTCCGCCGGGGACTAGAGGCGCGCGGCGCCTCGGTCCAGGCCGTTACCGCATACCGGACCGTCGACTACCCGGCGGACCCGCGCCGCGGCCTGTCCCGGCCCGCCGGGCCCCGGCAGCAGGAGCACGACGCTCCCGTCCTCACCCCGGCCGAGGCGAAAGCCGGTCTCGACGCCGGCACCCTGCACGCCGTTGTCGCCGCCTCACCGAGCGCCGTCCGCCGCGTCCACTCCGAACTTTCGCCGCTGGGGGAGTGCCGCCTCGTCGCGATCGGACGGTCTACGGCGGCCGAAGCCCGGTCCCTCGGACTCCCGGTCGACGCCGTCGCCGAAGAACCCACCGTCTCCGGCCTCGTCGCCGCCGTCATCGCAGCCCTGGACCCAGGACAACCGACCCCACACCCCGTCCACCCGCAGACCGTGAAGGACCAGACATGA
- a CDS encoding MetQ/NlpA family ABC transporter substrate-binding protein — MRKSLTLLATGIVTALALTACGGSSTPSAQVTALDPAKPVTLKVGASPVPHAKILEFINQELAPKAGLKLEIKEIEDYQTPNTALSDGSLDANFYQHLPWFEDQVKTKGYKFGHGAGVHIEPYAAFSEKVKNIKDIKDGAKVAITNDPSNQVRALKVLQVAGLVKDIKDDTSVLTLSDAQNPKKLKFSENQPELLINDLKDPSVDLALINGNFILKAGLSTKNALAVESVDNNPYANFLAWREDSKDDIRIKKLEELLHSPEVKAFIAKEWPNGDVTPAF; from the coding sequence ATGCGTAAGTCACTCACCCTCCTGGCCACCGGCATTGTCACTGCCCTGGCGCTGACGGCTTGCGGTGGTTCGTCCACCCCCAGCGCCCAGGTCACGGCCCTGGACCCGGCCAAGCCCGTTACGCTCAAGGTCGGCGCCAGCCCGGTCCCGCACGCCAAGATCCTCGAATTCATCAACCAGGAGCTCGCCCCCAAGGCCGGCCTCAAGCTGGAAATCAAGGAGATCGAGGATTACCAGACGCCGAACACCGCGCTGAGCGACGGCTCCCTGGACGCCAACTTCTACCAGCACCTGCCGTGGTTCGAAGACCAGGTCAAGACCAAGGGCTACAAGTTCGGTCACGGCGCAGGCGTGCACATCGAGCCCTACGCCGCTTTCTCCGAGAAGGTCAAGAACATCAAGGACATCAAGGACGGAGCCAAGGTCGCTATCACGAACGACCCGTCCAACCAGGTCCGCGCCCTCAAGGTCCTCCAGGTCGCCGGCCTGGTCAAGGACATCAAGGACGACACCTCGGTGCTGACGCTCAGCGACGCGCAGAACCCCAAGAAGCTGAAGTTCTCCGAGAACCAGCCGGAACTGCTGATCAACGACCTGAAGGACCCGTCCGTGGATCTGGCCTTGATCAACGGCAACTTCATCCTCAAGGCCGGGCTGAGCACCAAGAACGCCCTGGCCGTGGAGTCGGTGGACAACAACCCGTACGCCAACTTCCTGGCCTGGCGTGAAGATTCCAAGGACGACATCCGGATCAAGAAGCTCGAGGAGCTGCTGCACTCCCCCGAGGTCAAGGCCTTCATCGCGAAGGAATGGCCCAACGGCGACGTAACCCCGGCCTTCTAG
- the hemL gene encoding glutamate-1-semialdehyde 2,1-aminomutase, protein MTSSHPRNEELFDRARRLMPGGVNSPVRAFGSVGGTPRFMVSAKGPYLTDADGAEYVDLVCSWGPALLGHAHPAVLSAVHAAVDRGLSFGASTPDEANLAAIVQERVPAAERVRMVSTGTEATMTAIRLARGFTGRNLVIKFAGCYHGHLDGLLAAAGSGLATLALPGSAGVTAATAAETLVLPYNDLAAVEAAFAKHGDSIAAVITEAAPANMGVVTPGEGFNAGLARITREHGALLILDEVLTGFRTGYSGYWGLTGGAADAAEPWAPDLLTFGKVIGGGMPTAALGGRADVMDYLAPVGPVYQAGTLSGNPVAMAAGVATLTHATAEVYSFVDARSLELSAALSSALDAAGVDHSIQRAGNLFSVAFGTAARGVHNYDDAQAQEVFRYAPFFHSMLDSGVYLPPSVFEAWFLSAAHDDAAMNRIFDALPAAAKAAAAATA, encoded by the coding sequence ATGACTTCCAGCCACCCTCGCAACGAGGAACTTTTCGACCGCGCCCGCCGACTGATGCCCGGCGGCGTCAACTCGCCGGTCCGGGCCTTTGGCTCGGTGGGCGGCACACCGCGCTTTATGGTGTCGGCCAAGGGCCCGTACCTGACCGATGCGGACGGGGCCGAGTACGTCGACCTGGTGTGCTCGTGGGGCCCGGCGCTGCTGGGACATGCCCACCCGGCGGTCCTCTCGGCCGTCCACGCCGCCGTCGACCGCGGGCTCTCCTTCGGCGCGTCGACCCCGGATGAGGCCAACCTCGCGGCAATCGTCCAGGAACGCGTCCCGGCCGCCGAGCGTGTCCGGATGGTCTCCACCGGCACCGAGGCCACCATGACCGCCATCCGGCTGGCCCGCGGCTTCACCGGACGCAATCTGGTGATCAAATTCGCCGGCTGCTACCACGGCCACCTCGACGGCCTCCTCGCCGCGGCCGGCTCCGGCCTCGCGACCCTCGCGCTGCCCGGCTCGGCCGGCGTCACCGCCGCCACGGCCGCCGAGACCCTCGTGCTGCCCTACAACGACCTGGCCGCCGTCGAAGCCGCCTTCGCCAAGCACGGCGACAGCATCGCCGCAGTCATCACCGAGGCCGCACCGGCCAACATGGGCGTCGTCACCCCGGGCGAGGGCTTCAACGCCGGCCTGGCCCGGATCACGCGCGAGCACGGGGCCCTGCTGATCCTGGACGAGGTCCTCACCGGCTTCCGCACCGGCTACTCGGGCTACTGGGGCCTCACCGGCGGGGCGGCCGACGCCGCCGAGCCCTGGGCTCCGGACCTGCTCACCTTCGGCAAGGTGATCGGCGGGGGAATGCCGACGGCGGCCCTCGGCGGCCGCGCCGACGTCATGGACTACCTCGCCCCGGTGGGCCCGGTCTACCAGGCCGGGACCCTCTCCGGGAACCCGGTGGCGATGGCCGCCGGCGTCGCGACCCTGACCCATGCCACGGCCGAGGTCTACTCGTTCGTCGACGCCCGCTCGCTGGAACTCTCCGCCGCCCTGTCCTCGGCCCTGGACGCCGCCGGCGTGGACCACTCCATCCAGCGTGCCGGGAACCTGTTCTCCGTGGCCTTCGGCACCGCGGCCCGCGGCGTCCACAACTACGACGACGCCCAGGCCCAGGAGGTCTTCCGCTACGCGCCGTTCTTCCACTCGATGCTGGACTCCGGGGTGTACCTGCCGCCGTCGGTGTTCGAGGCCTGGTTCCTCTCCGCCGCCCACGACGACGCCGCGATGAACCGGATCTTCGACGCCCTGCCGGCAGCGGCGAAGGCCGCGGCGGCCGCGACGGCCTAG
- the hemG gene encoding protoporphyrinogen oxidase yields the protein MATGTDAAADSTASTAAAPTAVVVGGGISGLLAARQLARAGVRTTVLEASGDWGGCVGSHVVAGLTLDSGAESFATRSAAVARLAEELGLGAQIVLPNPGGAWVQLPEGPRELPKTGVLGIPANPWDPEVRRSLGLVGSLRASVDALLPASVGTTAEATSVAALVRVRMGRRVLDRLVSPVVGGVHSADPALLDVDMVAPGLRAGIRSHGSLAAAVAAQRRASPARPDALQPGLQKAGSAVAGLRGGMHTLITALLAELRRLDATLLSGTRAEAVQRVPGGWRVTAGGDSFDAERLVVAVEGPAAVQLLSGTLPALAALRPEAGPDVRLVTLVLDRPDLDAAPRGTGVLVAPQSAGIRAKALTHATAKWAWLAERTAPGRHVLRLSYGRGDTAPNGGAAHPEPRSDEELFAAALQDASTLLAVPLSAADVAGWDVVRWSGALPFAALGHKRRVDQVRQLCAAEGGLAVVGGWLAGNGLAAIVADTPRHVAALLP from the coding sequence ATGGCCACCGGTACTGACGCCGCCGCCGATTCCACTGCTTCCACCGCCGCCGCGCCGACCGCCGTGGTGGTGGGCGGCGGCATCTCCGGCCTGCTGGCCGCCCGGCAACTGGCCCGGGCAGGCGTCCGGACCACGGTGCTGGAAGCCTCCGGGGACTGGGGCGGCTGCGTGGGCAGCCACGTGGTGGCAGGCCTGACCCTGGACAGCGGAGCCGAATCCTTCGCCACCCGCTCCGCGGCGGTGGCCCGGCTGGCCGAAGAACTGGGCCTCGGCGCGCAGATCGTCCTGCCCAACCCCGGCGGCGCCTGGGTCCAGCTGCCCGAAGGCCCCCGGGAACTGCCAAAGACCGGGGTGCTCGGCATCCCGGCCAACCCCTGGGACCCGGAAGTCCGGCGCTCCCTGGGCCTGGTTGGCTCCCTCCGCGCCTCCGTGGACGCGCTGCTTCCGGCATCAGTCGGCACCACGGCCGAGGCCACCAGCGTGGCCGCCCTGGTCCGGGTCCGGATGGGCAGGCGCGTGCTGGACCGGCTCGTCTCGCCCGTGGTCGGCGGCGTGCACTCGGCCGACCCGGCCTTACTCGACGTCGATATGGTGGCGCCCGGCCTGCGCGCCGGCATCCGCAGCCACGGCTCGCTGGCCGCAGCCGTGGCCGCGCAGCGCCGTGCGTCGCCCGCCCGCCCGGACGCCCTGCAGCCCGGGCTGCAGAAGGCGGGCTCCGCCGTCGCCGGCCTTCGCGGCGGCATGCACACCCTGATCACGGCCCTCCTCGCGGAGCTGCGCCGGCTGGACGCCACCCTGCTCAGCGGGACCCGAGCCGAAGCGGTGCAGCGCGTCCCGGGCGGCTGGCGCGTCACCGCCGGAGGCGACTCTTTCGACGCCGAACGGCTGGTGGTGGCGGTGGAGGGCCCGGCCGCCGTCCAGCTCCTCTCCGGCACGTTGCCCGCCCTGGCCGCCCTCCGCCCCGAGGCCGGCCCCGATGTGAGGCTGGTGACCCTCGTGCTGGACCGACCGGACCTGGACGCGGCGCCGCGCGGCACCGGCGTCCTCGTGGCCCCGCAAAGCGCCGGCATCCGGGCCAAGGCGCTGACCCACGCCACCGCCAAATGGGCCTGGCTGGCCGAACGCACGGCACCCGGGCGGCATGTCCTGCGCCTCTCCTACGGGCGGGGCGACACCGCCCCTAACGGCGGCGCGGCCCACCCCGAACCGCGGAGCGACGAGGAACTGTTCGCCGCCGCACTCCAGGATGCCTCCACGCTGCTCGCCGTCCCGCTGTCCGCGGCCGACGTCGCGGGCTGGGACGTGGTGCGCTGGTCCGGCGCGCTGCCCTTCGCCGCGCTCGGCCACAAGCGCCGCGTCGACCAGGTCCGGCAGCTTTGCGCGGCGGAGGGCGGCCTAGCCGTCGTCGGCGGCTGGCTGGCCGGAAACGGGCTCGCCGCCATTGTTGCCGACACCCCCAGGCACGTGGCTGCCCTGCTCCCTTAA
- the hemC gene encoding hydroxymethylbilane synthase produces the protein MTVRIGTRASKLALTQTQQTADQLAAVGGFPVELVHIRTDGDVLTGSLSQMGGTGVFVAALRDALLQDACDVAVHSLKDLPTGAALGLTLAATPKRVDVRDVLCARDGLRLAELPAGATVGTGSPRRAAQLRAARPDLDIRDIRGNVDTRLGRVPGLPGNSTDAVVEGKSCDLDAVVLAAAGLHRIGRLDAVSEYLETEVMLPAAGQGSLAIECRTADAPRKAGSTEGSQGVLAQALAALDDPDTRLAVTAERALLARLEAGCAAPVGAYAHRKGSMLHLEAVVCAVDGTATVRDKKATDRLTEVGATLLGIELAEALLAAGAADIADLAAS, from the coding sequence GTGACCGTTCGGATCGGCACCCGGGCCAGCAAACTCGCCCTCACCCAGACCCAGCAGACCGCTGACCAGCTGGCCGCCGTCGGGGGATTCCCGGTCGAACTCGTGCACATCCGGACCGACGGCGATGTCCTGACCGGCTCGCTGTCACAGATGGGCGGCACCGGCGTGTTCGTGGCCGCGCTGCGTGACGCGCTGCTGCAGGACGCCTGCGACGTCGCCGTTCATTCGCTCAAGGACCTGCCCACCGGTGCCGCGTTGGGCCTGACGCTCGCGGCGACGCCGAAGCGCGTCGACGTCCGGGACGTGCTCTGCGCCCGCGACGGGCTCCGGCTCGCCGAGCTGCCAGCCGGCGCCACCGTGGGAACGGGATCCCCGCGGCGGGCCGCGCAGCTGCGGGCCGCCCGCCCCGACCTGGACATCCGTGACATCCGCGGCAACGTCGACACCCGGCTGGGCCGGGTGCCCGGCCTGCCGGGCAACAGCACCGACGCCGTCGTCGAGGGCAAGTCCTGCGACCTCGACGCCGTTGTGCTCGCGGCCGCCGGGCTGCACCGCATCGGACGGCTCGACGCCGTCAGCGAGTACCTCGAAACCGAGGTGATGCTTCCCGCCGCCGGGCAAGGTTCCCTCGCGATCGAGTGCCGCACCGCTGATGCTCCCCGCAAGGCCGGGTCCACCGAAGGGTCCCAGGGCGTCCTCGCCCAGGCCCTCGCGGCCCTGGACGATCCGGACACCCGGCTGGCTGTCACGGCCGAACGGGCGCTCCTGGCCCGGCTGGAAGCCGGCTGCGCCGCGCCGGTGGGCGCCTACGCGCACCGCAAGGGCAGCATGCTGCACCTCGAAGCCGTGGTCTGCGCCGTGGACGGCACAGCGACGGTCCGCGACAAGAAGGCCACCGACAGGCTCACGGAAGTCGGCGCCACCCTGCTGGGAATCGAACTGGCCGAGGCGCTGCTGGCCGCCGGCGCCGCCGACATCGCCGACCTGGCCGCTTCCTGA
- the hemB gene encoding porphobilinogen synthase, which produces MSFPTHRPRRLRTTPAMRRLTAEHRLSAAELILPAFIREGLSEPNPIASMPGVQQHTTDSLKRAAAEAVQLGVGGIMLFGVPAERDARGTASLDPDGVLNKAIRDVKAEVGDELVIMSDVCLDEFTDHGHCGVLDAHGCVDNDATLEIYGQMAVAQAEAGAHVLGPSGMMDGQVAVIRRALEQAGHANTAVVAYAAKYASAFYGPFREAVDSQLTGDRRTYQMDAANRREAILEVELDLEEGADMVMVKPAMSYLDILADVAAMSPVPVAAYQISGEYSMIEAAAANGWIDRRAAITESVLGIKRAGANMVLTYWASELAGWLKES; this is translated from the coding sequence ATGAGCTTCCCGACCCACCGCCCCCGCCGGCTCCGCACCACGCCCGCGATGCGCCGGTTGACGGCCGAACACCGCCTCTCCGCCGCAGAACTCATCCTCCCCGCGTTCATCCGCGAAGGACTCTCGGAGCCGAACCCGATCGCCTCGATGCCCGGCGTGCAGCAACACACCACCGACTCGCTCAAACGCGCCGCCGCTGAGGCCGTCCAGCTGGGCGTGGGCGGCATCATGCTGTTCGGTGTTCCCGCCGAACGGGACGCACGCGGCACCGCGTCATTGGATCCCGACGGCGTGCTGAACAAGGCCATCCGGGACGTGAAAGCGGAGGTCGGCGACGAGCTGGTCATCATGAGCGACGTCTGCCTCGACGAGTTCACCGACCACGGCCACTGCGGCGTCCTGGACGCCCACGGCTGCGTGGACAACGACGCGACCCTCGAGATCTACGGACAGATGGCCGTGGCCCAGGCCGAGGCCGGCGCACATGTGCTCGGCCCCTCCGGCATGATGGACGGGCAGGTCGCCGTGATCCGCCGGGCGCTGGAGCAGGCGGGACACGCCAATACCGCCGTCGTGGCCTACGCCGCCAAGTACGCGTCAGCGTTCTACGGCCCGTTCCGCGAGGCCGTCGACTCCCAGCTGACCGGGGACCGACGCACCTACCAGATGGACGCCGCCAACCGCCGTGAAGCGATCCTCGAGGTGGAACTGGACCTCGAGGAGGGCGCAGACATGGTGATGGTCAAACCCGCCATGAGCTACCTCGACATCCTCGCCGACGTGGCCGCGATGAGCCCCGTACCGGTGGCCGCCTACCAGATTTCCGGCGAGTACTCGATGATCGAAGCCGCCGCCGCGAACGGCTGGATCGACCGCCGGGCCGCCATTACCGAGTCCGTGCTCGGCATCAAACGGGCCGGCGCCAACATGGTCCTCACCTACTGGGCGAGCGAACTCGCCGGCTGGCTGAAGGAGTCCTGA
- a CDS encoding ferrochelatase, translated as MSPLEAQDPQENPITAVNPVTEAGRMAAKDYDAVLLASFGGPEGQEDVIPFLRNVTRGRGIPDERLEEVSHHYRANGGISPINAQNRELKAAMETELAARGIGLPVFWGNRNWDPYIPQTLQEIYDAGHRKVLMITTSAYSCYSSCRQYREDIGMALTETGLDGKLEVDKVRQYFDHPGFVEPFVEGTAAGLADVRAQLAAAGTPDAPVHILFATHSIPTRDAEAAGRSDAEPRQFEEDSAYVAQHLATGSEVIRRVEAESGDTAPWSLVYQSRSGAPHVPWLEPDINDAIEELAGQGVKGVVIVPLGFVSDHMEVVWDLDTEALETCGTLGVAATRVPTPGTHRKFVAGIVDLICERTAANNIVDRPHLTKLGPWYDVCRPGCCANFRGEKPTIAGADTTVGTGHSPYPAAAEPATPAGSSAPAGQAAP; from the coding sequence ATGAGCCCGCTCGAAGCGCAGGACCCCCAGGAGAACCCGATCACCGCCGTGAACCCCGTCACCGAGGCCGGCCGGATGGCCGCCAAGGACTACGACGCCGTGCTGCTCGCCTCCTTCGGCGGCCCGGAAGGCCAGGAAGACGTCATCCCGTTCCTGCGCAACGTCACCCGCGGCCGCGGCATCCCCGACGAACGGCTCGAAGAAGTCTCGCACCACTACCGCGCCAACGGCGGCATCAGCCCGATCAACGCCCAGAACCGCGAACTCAAGGCCGCCATGGAGACCGAACTCGCCGCCCGCGGCATCGGCCTGCCGGTCTTCTGGGGCAACCGCAACTGGGACCCATACATCCCGCAGACCCTGCAGGAAATCTACGACGCCGGGCACCGCAAGGTCCTGATGATCACCACCAGTGCCTACTCCTGCTACTCCAGCTGCCGGCAGTACCGCGAGGACATCGGCATGGCGCTGACCGAAACCGGGCTGGACGGCAAACTCGAAGTGGACAAGGTGCGCCAGTACTTCGACCACCCGGGCTTCGTGGAGCCGTTCGTCGAGGGCACCGCCGCCGGCCTCGCCGACGTCCGCGCCCAGCTGGCTGCCGCCGGAACCCCGGACGCCCCGGTCCACATCCTGTTCGCGACCCACTCCATTCCCACCCGCGACGCCGAGGCCGCCGGCCGCTCCGACGCCGAGCCGCGCCAGTTCGAGGAGGACTCCGCCTACGTGGCCCAGCACCTGGCCACCGGCAGCGAGGTCATCCGCCGGGTCGAAGCCGAATCCGGCGACACCGCGCCCTGGTCACTCGTGTACCAGTCCCGCTCCGGTGCCCCGCACGTGCCGTGGCTGGAACCCGACATCAACGATGCCATCGAGGAGCTCGCCGGCCAGGGCGTCAAGGGCGTCGTGATTGTGCCCCTGGGCTTTGTCAGCGACCACATGGAAGTCGTGTGGGACCTCGACACCGAGGCGCTGGAAACCTGCGGCACGCTGGGCGTCGCGGCCACCCGCGTCCCCACGCCCGGGACGCACCGCAAGTTTGTCGCCGGCATCGTGGACCTGATCTGCGAGCGGACCGCCGCCAACAACATCGTCGACCGCCCGCACCTGACCAAACTCGGCCCCTGGTACGACGTCTGCCGGCCCGGCTGCTGTGCCAACTTCCGCGGCGAGAAGCCCACCATCGCGGGCGCGGACACCACCGTCGGGACCGGGCACAGCCCCTACCCGGCAGCCGCCGAACCGGCGACCCCGGCCGGCTCCTCCGCTCCGGCTGGCCAGGCTGCGCCGTGA
- a CDS encoding LLM class flavin-dependent oxidoreductase, whose translation MSGPKLPDPASGASPTAPVGPETILLGLNTFGDVGVFPDGHPVPHAQVLRQLLEQAELADQVGLHAFGVGEHHRRDFAVSAPEVFLAAAAARTKRIRLGSAVTVLSSDDPIRVFQRFATVDALSNGRAEVMLGRGSFVESFPLFGLDLADYEVLFEEKLELFDKVRAQKPIKWEGRTRPAINGLSVYPPLEHHLLPAWIGVGGTPESVLRCAEYGYPIIFAIIGGQPRSFGPLADLYREAMAKYGHPMQQMATHSPGHVGATDEEAREEFFPHWLAQRNQIGAERGWGPGNRAEFDYLCTPEGALYVGSPETVATKIALLKRTLGVDRFDLKYSNGTLPHAAMMRSIELFGTEVAPRVATLLADAGPIRDQPL comes from the coding sequence ATGAGCGGCCCGAAACTGCCCGACCCGGCGTCCGGGGCCAGCCCCACGGCCCCCGTGGGCCCGGAAACGATCCTGCTCGGACTGAACACCTTCGGCGACGTCGGCGTGTTCCCGGACGGGCACCCCGTCCCGCACGCGCAGGTGCTCCGGCAACTGCTCGAACAGGCCGAACTCGCGGACCAGGTCGGACTGCACGCCTTTGGCGTGGGGGAGCACCACCGCCGCGACTTCGCGGTCTCCGCGCCCGAGGTGTTCCTCGCCGCGGCGGCCGCCCGGACCAAGCGCATCCGGCTCGGCTCGGCCGTGACCGTGCTCAGCTCCGATGACCCGATCCGGGTCTTCCAGCGTTTCGCCACGGTCGACGCCCTCTCCAACGGCCGGGCCGAGGTCATGCTGGGCCGCGGCTCGTTCGTAGAATCCTTCCCGCTGTTCGGACTCGACCTGGCCGACTACGAGGTCCTGTTCGAGGAGAAGCTCGAGCTCTTCGACAAGGTCCGCGCGCAGAAACCCATCAAATGGGAGGGCCGGACCCGGCCGGCCATCAACGGACTCAGCGTCTACCCGCCGCTGGAGCACCACCTGCTGCCGGCCTGGATCGGCGTCGGCGGCACGCCCGAGTCGGTGCTGCGCTGCGCCGAATACGGCTATCCGATCATCTTTGCCATCATCGGCGGCCAGCCCCGCTCCTTCGGCCCGCTGGCGGACCTCTACCGTGAGGCCATGGCCAAGTACGGCCACCCGATGCAGCAGATGGCCACACATTCGCCCGGGCACGTCGGCGCCACCGACGAGGAAGCGCGGGAGGAGTTCTTCCCGCATTGGCTGGCCCAGCGCAACCAGATCGGCGCCGAACGCGGCTGGGGCCCGGGCAACCGCGCCGAATTCGACTACCTGTGCACCCCCGAGGGCGCGCTCTACGTCGGTTCGCCGGAGACGGTCGCCACCAAGATCGCCCTGCTCAAGCGGACCCTGGGCGTGGACCGCTTCGACCTCAAGTACAGCAACGGCACGCTCCCGCATGCCGCCATGATGCGCTCCATCGAGCTGTTCGGCACCGAGGTGGCACCGCGCGTGGCCACCCTGCTGGCAGACGCGGGGCCCATCCGCGACCAGCCGTTGTGA